In a single window of the Dreissena polymorpha isolate Duluth1 chromosome 3, UMN_Dpol_1.0, whole genome shotgun sequence genome:
- the LOC127872079 gene encoding collagen alpha-3(VI) chain-like, whose product MVLYVIKVRFQNRSVRLIEESPWQRSVTSWLLWTPLAAFILRYHRMALLQFSNTVRVVFDFNDKPSTDLVRQGIQSMSHMGGDRCIGNALEYARGMFTAAKGMRSDPNVIHEVLLLTSGPSNCGSSLYAATRRLYQMANVYVLGVGALRPSDVLQLNQIGNMPTNRHIFGIDGFNTLSGLVEELEAQSAAVPCVPFDI is encoded by the exons ATGGTTCTTTATGTGATCAAGGTCCGCTTCCAGAACCGGTCAGTGCGACTAATAGAAGAGTCTCCATGGCAACGGTCCGTGACCTCCTGGTTGTTGTGGACTCCTCTAGCGGCATTCATCCTG AGATATCATCGAATGGCCCTTCTACAGTTTTCTAACACAGTGAGAGTGGTCTTCGATTTTAATGACAAACCCAGCACAGATCTCGTGCGCCAGGGCATACAATCGATGTCGCACATGGGTGGAGACAGATGTATAGGCAACGCCTTAGAGTATGCACGTGGCATGTTCACAGCAGCCAAAG GAATGAGGTCTGATCCCAACGTCATACATGAAGTTCTTCTGTTAACCTCTGGCCCATCAAACTGTGGTTCCAGCCTCTATGCCGCCACAAGACGCCTGTACCAGATGGCCAATGTTTATGTCCTTGGAGTGGGTGCTCTGAGACCGTCTGATGTCCTACAGCTTAACCAAATTGGAAACATGCCTACAAACCGTCACATATTCGGCATTGATGGCTTCAACACGCTTTCCGGGTTGGTGGAAGAACTCGAAGCGCAGTCAGCGGCCGTTCCGTGTGTGCCGTTTGACATCTAA